The Drosophila innubila isolate TH190305 chromosome 2L unlocalized genomic scaffold, UK_Dinn_1.0 4_B_2L, whole genome shotgun sequence genome segment ATGTTTTcttctttaatattataaaagagCTATGAACTCTTTTGAAATgcagaacatttattcttttttctgATATACAATACTTAGTTTAAGTAGATTGTTGTTTgatttgctaaaaaaatttatgaaaaccaaatatgtaaatagtttaaatattcatatagtATTATAATGAAgccttttaatattttaaacaaaattataagtttttgTTATCTTTGTGTCAACAatagttaaacaaaaattaagtttgtcttaaaattttaaatagtcttccaaaaaattgtatttcacttgtaataataagtattttaacGATTACTATGctacttttatataaattttgggcttatagattttaatagatatatttaatagatAATTATGGTCAATGTGTTGCATAATATcgcttataatattttttggataATAATTCACAGATAACAgaagctttaaaaattttggttggtcataataaaattatcataaattcttattataatttacCCTTCAGTATTTTAGGTGCTGTTTACGTATTAAATCttacaattgaaattaattggaTTTTTACTAGGACATTATTTAATTctcaatcaaaatattaaaagagaatttttgaatcaaaattattttattatttattatgattaataaatatgatatattataAGGATTACCTAAATATAAGTATTCGTACTTCTtcagtttattatttgaatgGAAAATGTATATAGATTCAGTTATTCATATCTAActatgatatatataaatagttaagATATATCTTTCTATCAAGTCATTATTATATGGTTCTTGAACAATACCAACAGCAATAACTCAGTGTACCTAcctatatgtacttatatggAACCCTTGTGTAGCTAGCTTGTCTGCTGCTTTGGCTTGCAGCATTTGCCCACCGTCAGCCTCCCCCTCCGCTATCTCCTCCAGCCTATTGGTGACCAGTTTTGGTTCCAGGCAACGCCGCCAACACAGCCGTTGAGATCTTTAAATGTGCCCgtcgtcatcgttgttgttgatgttgttgttgcctgctcTTTAGTGGTAAAGCTGCACGCTGATTTCAGCTTCCAAGAAATTTTCTTGCCTGTGCTGCTAATTCGGACTTCAACTTTTTCTACAtgcaaaaataagaaacagaaaaaaatgaaataccaaaacaacaacaaggcgaAAAGAAAGCTTTAAATCTCTAAAGAGTCGAGAAATTTATACTCTAATAAATGAAGTTTTATTACAATTCATGACTtgcaattgttaaattaatcgatgtatttatgtaacaaaaaaagaaagaaagaaggaaaagaaatgaaagaaacGATGATATTATCTTTATGTTTTGATTAGAAactttaaaagaattaaagaaattgtcgagaatttatagaatttataGATTAGCTATTaaactataataattatttatacatttgatATGAATCAAAGAAAATCCGTTGCAGATAAGTCAAACTTCTTTTAATCAAAGCCAGtacttttatcattttaaaagttagggtattataatcaaaacaaattgtttgatGTTTTTCGAACtttagtgttgttgctgttgtagttttACCTTTACATTTCTTGTGTGCagcttaaaaacaaaactggtTTTCCGCCATCAATGATATCGGTTTTTTGGTTGAATGTTTGCCTCGTCGACTCTGAAACTGTTCGCGTCGTTTGCCTCTATTTcgattcaaaataaaaatttcgaacaccttttttttgtggcaagtATTAAAACGCGTAATTAGCTTAGTacttttactaattttaatttctctttTATGCAGCTAATTAAGTAAATGCAGTGTAATGGTTTATTGGTAATCACTTCCAGATTTAATTTTACCTAATATCGATAGATTACTCGATTGTAGATTTAGTGAAAGTATAGTACTAAAGTATTAATTAGTACTTGCAGATACCTTCTACTAATTCTAAAGTCAGAGGTTGTTGTCATCATTTTCGAAAGTTTTCGTGTCTTTAATCGATTGGCAATCATTATTTATTGCGAGTATCATCCCCAATTCATTGATGTTTTTTTGACTTCCCCTTTGacattgttttgttgttggttttttttatatatatatttttggcacCTGCCGCCAGCTTTTTTGTTTCATCTTAGCGCGTTCTGCGTTCTGTTATTCGATTTGGCTTGCAAAATtagttcattaaaattttatgtaaattttggtatgttgaagttgttgctttttattttctttgtaaatTGGCGTCGCAAGCCAACCAACTTAATTTAAGTCAGGCCTGACTAAACTAATGGATATAgatgttaattataattaagcaAATTGTGCGTGCTCCCTTctgaaattaagaaatttttaaagcttcGTGTATTTTTACGGTTTAGTTATTAgcgaaatatattttagtgtGTTAATAATgtttacaaaattttctgcTGAATATTTGTAAGTTTATTCACATTggttcaaaaattatttaaagcctaataatattttatcacATGTGTTGTTGATTGAGCTCAAATCTCAACGAAAGAATACCCTGATATCAGATGTTTgcagaaatatataattttaagaggaatatctattaattttttcattcaaCATATACAGGTAAGCCGACAGAAGTATTTTAAACTCAAGAGTGCTAaaggatttaaaataaaaaagtgaaagaGATGCCTAAATACTcttatgtttttcattttctgatACATTAAATTTTCTCCAAGCGTTATTTAagctgtaatttaaaataagtttagaTTATGCgaaaagttttatatacatatatctttaTGTCTCAGACagtttaataaaacttgagtGTACATTTTTCTACCAGCTCATGTcaagtatataaattacaGGGTgtaatgaacaaaaaaaaaacagattcagacttaacaataaatatgttaatctattattgttttaattctaaatatctaagaaaatatgttacttatcatgttttatatttatcaattttggaattattaaaaagatatacttttgaaaaatatatgtaatatattcatatttataacgtattttttaagagttttcaactatttttcaaaataatttaagtatagaataaaatagaatagaataattgaatgcataatttttttgtttttttcagatGCTTCATCATCCAATGAGGCAGTGCATCTGCAGCAGCGGCTGAAGAGTCTGAGCACCGAGCTGCTGGTCATGCGCAATCGGTTGCATGTGGAGGGTCAGGTTCAGGGTCGGGGCAGCGATGCACAGCATCACAGCATTGGCGTTGGCGTCGGCGTCGCCGTTGGCATTGCCAATAATGGAGGTGCGAAGGCGGCTAACTTTGATTTGAATGCATCCAGTCCGAATCTAAATCTGGGCACTGCCGGTCTATCAACAAATGCATTGCAGCAGCATGTGAACGGAGGTGGACAACATACGCTGCCCAAGGTGAGTGTAGCTCGCAGAGATCTCTGCAAAATTTAGAGTAATAGCaactgccacttgccacttgccacttgccacttttAGCAGCACACTTACAACTTCAGCCAGACGTTGCCAAGTAATTCGGGCTCTGGTGCTGTCATCTCGGCACGCAACACATCGATTCCACATCCATTGCCACATCAGCTGGGCGATAAATCCGCATTGTCGCATCACAAGAGCAACAATGGAAGTCTGGGTGCTTTGGCAACATTGCCACATGGCGGCAATTCCAATTGCAACACGCTGCCGATGCGCTCATCGACGGCAACTGCGCTTGCGGCATCGGTGGCAGcatcgcagcagcagcaacaacaacaacaacatcatcaaagCCAGCAATTTCCCTCGACCAAACATGTGAATCCTTGCCAGAGTGTGAAGACGTTGCCATTTGGATTCGGATTTGCCGCCGGCGGCATTAAGCTGCATTCAACTGGAAGGCCCCCTAAGGATATGCAGGATCTAATCCATCTGGCGGGTCCTCTTAACGAGCATGCCGTTATGCATACGCTACAGGCACGCTTCAACGAGCAGCGATATTTCGTAAGTGTCGTAATTCTATCGATCCCGGTAATATCagtcattatttttgttcagcATTTAGCATAACCAGTTCACAGTTAGACTCACTTTTATCCCCACTCCAATTACAAAAGAgtctccgtctccatctccgtcTCCATATCTATCTCCGTCTCCATATCTATCTCCATTCAAGTCTCCTGCAATTACTATAATAGTttgtcattaaattaaatttccgcTTGCACTCGCCTCAGATTAACTGTTAATTTCGACAATTATATACCGTCTGTCTAACTATCCATGGTTACTAACTGAAGGCCGAGTCTTTCTACTTTAGACTATTCACTGATTCTTTGAGATGAATAACAAGCTGTGATTTACTTTTATCAATGAAATTTCTTTTCTAAGTATCAAAAATACCAATGTTTACAGAATTATTTACTGAGCTATCCTACATTTAGAATATTACAATAGTATTATTTCTTAGCCTGCATTCTTCTTGTTAATCCACACTTCATCCTCctttaatgataaataaaacgaTCTATCTCTTTTTTCCAACTAATTCCCTctcatcaaattttttttccgattttatctttatttttaatctgactttctttttttctttttttcattgagaaatatatttttatgaccttcttttcttctttttttcattgagaaatatatttttatgtaagaTGCTTGTCTTGGGCCTTAAATTCTAAGCTTAGCTTCACTTCTAAGTATTCTAATTAACAAGACAAACAGTTTTTAGAATTATTCACTTATGTACAATTAATATAGTGTTATGGTAGAGTAAAATACTCATACTTCTTTAACTATCCTTTCTTGTTGGTAATCCTCCTCTTTATCCTTCATTGCGTTTAACAAGGAATATAACGATCTGTAATTTCCGTTTTCTGCAGAACTCAAAAAAGAGATTTATTTGCTTAAGGAGGATTATTTGTTCCCTGATTTAATAAGTTCCTGGTTCTACCCTTAATTTGAAGTTCACCTTATTACTTTCCCATTGTATAGAGGGTAATGTTAAAGAGAAGCACTTGATTCTCTTTAATCTGCAATAATATTCGCttgatataatattaaatataatacaaaaatatttccaattcTTTGCTACACATAACTATCCCAAACACAGTGTTTTAGTGGCTGTTAATTCCTCTGCTTCCTTAAGATGTTTTCCTGTTTAATAATCCGCCTTTCTTCTCCACCGTTAAGTTTAACGACTTTAAGTTTTCGAGTGCATGATTCATTGAACTGTAACCCACTTGAGAAATACATAGATTAATAATATCCATGTGTCATCTTCTTTGTTTTCAATTGGCAGACAAATGTGGGACCCATTCTGCTGTCGATTAATCCCTATCTGGATGTGGGCAATCCGCTGACATTAACATCGACGCGTGACTTGCCGCTGGCACCGCAGCTCCAGAAGATAGTGCAGGAGGCAGTGCGTCAGCAGAGTGAGACGGGTTATCCGCAGGCCATCATACTGTCGGGCACCAGCGGAGCAGGGAAGACAGCGAATGCCATGTTGATGTTGCGCCAACTTTTTGCCATTGCCGGTGGTGGCCCGGAAACGGATGCCTTTAAGCACTTGGCTGCCGCTTTTACGGTCTTACGTTCGCTTGGATCCGCCAAGACAACCACCAACTCGGAGTCCAGTCGCATTGGCCAATTCATTGAGGTACAAGTGACGGATGGTGCACTCTATCGCACCAAGATTCACTGCTATTTTCTGGATCAGACGCGCGTCATCCGTCCACTGCCCAAGGAGAAGAACTATCACATATTCTATCAACTTCTGGCCGGACTCAATAGGGAAGAACGTCAAAAGCTCCATTTGGAGGGATATTCACCGGCTAATCTGCGTTATCTGCGTGGTGATAGCTCCCAGAACGAACAGGAGGATGCTCAACGTTTCCAGTCGTGGAAAACTTGTCTGGGCATCTTGGGGATTCCCTTTTTGGATGTGGTGCGTGTGCTGGCTGCGGTTCTATTGCTTGGCAATGTTCAGTTTATCGATGGAGGggtaagttttttattttatttatctaacaATACATTAATTACAAGCATTagcaattttttgttatttaaaatgtataaattaaatttacacaaATTCTCTTAATATCGTTTATTTACCTAATACGATATTCACATGGCAAGTGCCGAGTGCAGCGCCATCTATGGCTCACTAGCAGTAACTAGCAGTTGGCTAAGTTGGCAATGGCGCCATCTGGCGAGCTGCGTCTGCTCTCCCGCACTTGTTTCGGTTTTAGTCGCCATTATGGTAATGCTGCGGTGGTGCTTTGGGTAGAGCGACGCTCTGTCAAGTCGAGGTACCTGGTTCGAGACTCGGCGAGTTTGTCATACAATtgcaactttttaaatttcttgcgCTGATGTGATTATGGGTAATTTACGTCTGAAATTATGTCGTGTTCGAAATCTTATACATACTGAGCAAGAAatcctttttatatttttgtttatttaaaaatattcaagcaataaaaagaaaataaaataacaattttgctAGAAtggcaaatgaaataaatcacTGAAACTGAGAATTATTATtcgtaaaatttaaacttacattaaaaattattaatatacaaattatttgttaattttacatttatgttttaaaattgtttttaaactcggataaataattttttctctctgtcgattaaataaatatattaaataaatattatatattaaataaatagtattctttattatcaaatttcttacagttaataaataaattattttaagttagtCTATTGATATAGATTGATGGATagtagttatatatatttagaatttatgaatttattccAACACTTTGTTGTTCAGCAACACAATTTGTCAATATTGGTTTAAGTGTCATacgttatttgtttttaatcgtaggttaaataaataaccaaGGCAATCAAATTGGTGGaaaatttaccaaatattcttcatttattttataatatttattcaagaatttaattgttttgttgtcaTCAAGGAATAAGATTTGTGTTAAGCTATTATCTTAAGAActgatttgcatatttattaaattattttccttcCACCCTCctctttcttctctctctctctctctctggcagGGCCTCGAGGTGGATGTCAAAGGCGAAACGGAGCTTAATTCAGTGGCCAGTCTTTTGGGTGTGCCTCCGGCAGCACTGTTCCGGGGATTAACCACACGCACCCACAATGTGCGGGGCCAGCTGGTGAAATCGGTGTGCGGGGATGGAGATGCGAATATGACGCGGGATTGTCTGGCCAAGGCGTTGTACTGTCGCCTGGTGGCGACGATTGTCAGGCGAGCAAACAGCCTGAAGCGTTTGGGCTCGACGCTGGGCACGCTCAGCTCGGACTCGAATGAGTCGGTGCACAACCAGGCGGATGCAGCATCCCAGCATGCGTCGACTATTGGCGGTGGCAATGCGGGCTCCAAGTCGATGGCCGCACTGAATAACGCAGTGCGACATGCGACGGATGGATTCATTGGCATTCTTGACATGTTCGGCTTTGAGGAGCCATCGCCACATGCCCAGCTGGAGCATCTGTGCATCAATCTGTGTGCGGAGACAATGCAGCATTTCTACAACACGCACATCTTCAAATCCTCGGTGGAATCCTGTCGGGATGAGGGCATTGTATGCGACACGGAGGTCGACTATGTGGATAATGTGCCATGCATTGATTTGATATCCTCGCTGCGAACCGGTTTGCTCAGCCTCTTGGACATGGAGTGCTCGGTGCGAGGCACAGCCGAGAGTTATGTGACCAAGCTGAAGGTGCAACATCGCTGCTCCACGCGACTGGAGGCCCGCAATGCCTCCGAACCAGATGATCCACGTCTTTTTGCCATCAGACATTTTGCGGGTCGCGTTGAGTACGACACCACCGATTTTCTGGACACGAATAGGGATGTGGTGCCGGATGATCTGGTTGCTGTGTTTTACAAACACAGTTGCAACTTTGGCTTTGCCACACATCTCTTTGGCTCGGAGCTGAAGGCTCTGTATGCCCAGCAGCAGGCACCGCGTGGCCTCAGTTTCCGCATTTCACCCACCTCGCACTCGGACCTGCTCAATGGCGATGAGCCCGTTTCCACACTCACCCAGGACTTCCACACACGACTGGACAATCTGTTGCGCACTCTTGTCCATGCCAGACCGCATTTTGTGCGCTGCATTCGGAGCAATGCATCCGAGCAGGCGGGCAGATTCGAGCGGATGACGGTGGTGCGACAGATTCGTTCCTTGCAGGTTCTGGAGACGGTGAATTTGATGGCATCTGGATTTCCACATCGCATGCGCTTCAAGCAATTTAATGCCCGCTATCGCATGTTGGCTCCCTTCCGCCTGCTGCGACGCAGCGAGGACAAAGCTCTGGAGGATTGCCAGCTGATACTGCAGTATG includes the following:
- the LOC117781864 gene encoding unconventional myosin-Ia, whose product is MATLGLSKVFILDKYFTELQKFWETEKKLQDASSSNEAVHLQQRLKSLSTELLVMRNRLHVEGQVQGRGSDAQHHSIGVGVGVAVGIANNGGAKAANFDLNASSPNLNLGTAGLSTNALQQHVNGGGQHTLPKQHTYNFSQTLPSNSGSGAVISARNTSIPHPLPHQLGDKSALSHHKSNNGSLGALATLPHGGNSNCNTLPMRSSTATALAASVAASQQQQQQQQHHQSQQFPSTKHVNPCQSVKTLPFGFGFAAGGIKLHSTGRPPKDMQDLIHLAGPLNEHAVMHTLQARFNEQRYFTNVGPILLSINPYLDVGNPLTLTSTRDLPLAPQLQKIVQEAVRQQSETGYPQAIILSGTSGAGKTANAMLMLRQLFAIAGGGPETDAFKHLAAAFTVLRSLGSAKTTTNSESSRIGQFIEVQVTDGALYRTKIHCYFLDQTRVIRPLPKEKNYHIFYQLLAGLNREERQKLHLEGYSPANLRYLRGDSSQNEQEDAQRFQSWKTCLGILGIPFLDVVRVLAAVLLLGNVQFIDGGGLEVDVKGETELNSVASLLGVPPAALFRGLTTRTHNVRGQLVKSVCGDGDANMTRDCLAKALYCRLVATIVRRANSLKRLGSTLGTLSSDSNESVHNQADAASQHASTIGGGNAGSKSMAALNNAVRHATDGFIGILDMFGFEEPSPHAQLEHLCINLCAETMQHFYNTHIFKSSVESCRDEGIVCDTEVDYVDNVPCIDLISSLRTGLLSLLDMECSVRGTAESYVTKLKVQHRCSTRLEARNASEPDDPRLFAIRHFAGRVEYDTTDFLDTNRDVVPDDLVAVFYKHSCNFGFATHLFGSELKALYAQQQAPRGLSFRISPTSHSDLLNGDEPVSTLTQDFHTRLDNLLRTLVHARPHFVRCIRSNASEQAGRFERMTVVRQIRSLQVLETVNLMASGFPHRMRFKQFNARYRMLAPFRLLRRSEDKALEDCQLILQYAMDMEQPPVLDGSVTLAWAPGKRHVFISEGIRQHLEHLRTEIRHKSATRMQATWRGWCWRKKMGNSLKRPSANDAGLMSALPAIANSCAKLASAHNNPNGKATSAAMAALAAVAAAAPNTVPRLSAKSTNPNLGIGGTVTRPRPQPIAGTPPPDPHEKCDQKIIQQTCSLFGLDLERPPPVPPSRAYTITANSKKLGYPQTRIMKMNFPEDALANPATAMPPPAAGELQQQQQQQQQQQQQQQQQPLKKGETVTVVGASNGRGHLIVEHKGQSYHVPFQYMELSSQTIGSSGNASIPSIPSIPTIPISTGQSNGVKI